In Micromonospora sp. WMMA1363, a genomic segment contains:
- a CDS encoding IS4 family transposase has product MSVDVVDRPAVRSDQVTLGVLISQVSREEVDAAVEVCGVREKRSDGKLPAHVTAYLTLGLALFPDDDYTEVASRVTGSLDRFGCWSAGWSVPTSSAITQARKRLGRQVFAEVFERTCGPVAGEAGPHVQVAALGTARGSFLRRWRLLAIDGFEVDLPDSDENAAELGYAGSGENRSAFPKARVVALAECGTHAFVAAEIGGYAVGEKTLAQRLYPRLRSDELLTADRGFYSWQAWDAAQATGAALLWRTPNQLDLPVVKVLSDGTYLTVLIKPTVHGGRRERLLAAARGEADLTDINTVPDAFDDQGLPVVHLARVVEYDVPDRVGNGTGELIALITTIIDPADARADELAAAYHERWEEETANDQLKTHLRGPGRVLRSRLPDLAHQEIWAYLIVHHAISALTAKASAAADLDPDRISFTKALRLIRRTATGTADIPPSGLD; this is encoded by the coding sequence ATGTCGGTGGATGTGGTGGATCGTCCGGCGGTGCGGTCGGATCAGGTCACGCTCGGGGTGTTGATCTCGCAGGTGTCGCGGGAGGAGGTCGACGCGGCGGTTGAGGTGTGCGGGGTGCGGGAGAAGCGGTCGGACGGGAAACTGCCGGCGCATGTGACCGCGTATCTGACGTTGGGGCTGGCGTTGTTCCCCGACGATGACTACACCGAGGTCGCGAGCAGGGTCACCGGGTCGTTGGACCGGTTCGGGTGCTGGAGTGCGGGGTGGAGCGTGCCGACGTCCAGCGCCATCACTCAGGCGCGGAAACGGTTGGGTCGCCAGGTGTTCGCCGAGGTGTTCGAGCGCACGTGCGGGCCGGTCGCGGGTGAGGCGGGCCCGCACGTGCAGGTGGCCGCGCTGGGCACCGCGCGGGGGTCTTTCCTGCGCCGGTGGCGGCTGCTGGCGATCGACGGGTTCGAGGTCGACCTGCCCGACAGCGACGAGAACGCGGCCGAGTTGGGGTACGCCGGGTCGGGGGAAAACCGTTCGGCGTTCCCGAAGGCCCGGGTAGTGGCCCTCGCAGAGTGCGGCACCCACGCCTTCGTCGCCGCCGAGATCGGCGGCTACGCCGTGGGAGAGAAGACCCTCGCGCAGCGCCTGTACCCGCGGCTGCGGTCCGACGAACTGCTCACCGCTGACCGGGGGTTCTACTCCTGGCAGGCGTGGGATGCCGCCCAGGCCACCGGCGCGGCGTTGCTGTGGCGGACCCCGAACCAGCTCGACCTGCCCGTGGTCAAGGTCCTGTCCGACGGCACCTATCTCACCGTCCTGATCAAGCCGACTGTCCATGGCGGTCGACGGGAACGGCTCCTCGCAGCCGCCCGCGGCGAGGCTGATCTGACCGACATCAACACTGTTCCCGACGCGTTCGACGACCAGGGCCTGCCGGTCGTCCACCTCGCCAGAGTGGTCGAGTACGACGTACCCGACCGCGTCGGTAACGGCACCGGCGAACTGATCGCCCTGATCACCACAATCATCGACCCCGCCGACGCCCGCGCCGACGAACTGGCCGCCGCGTACCACGAACGCTGGGAGGAAGAAACCGCCAACGACCAGCTCAAAACCCACCTCCGTGGTCCCGGACGGGTGCTGCGGTCCCGCCTGCCGGACCTGGCCCATCAGGAGATCTGGGCCTACCTGATCGTCCACCACGCGATCAGCGCACTGACCGCGAAAGCGTCCGCCGCCGCTGACCTCGATCCAGATCGGATCTCCTTCACCAAGGCCCTGCGCCTGATCCGCCGCACCGCCACCGGGACGGCGGACATTCCCCCCTCAGGACTGGACTGA
- a CDS encoding SPFH domain-containing protein codes for MDRRTSASAAEFGEALSRLGRFVYATLGHRLVTHTIRNRTGRGDWGFEWAGGRVLRSPASSVISQNEGDAMGLMDKLRGEFVDIVEWLDDSRDTIVWRFSRYQNEIKMGAQLVVRESQTAVFVNEGQIADAFGPGTYTLETRNLPVLATLKGWKYGFNSPFKAQCHVA; via the coding sequence ATGGACCGCCGCACGAGCGCCAGCGCCGCGGAGTTCGGGGAGGCTCTCTCTCGGCTCGGGCGGTTCGTGTATGCGACCCTCGGTCACCGGCTGGTCACCCACACCATTCGCAACCGCACCGGGCGTGGCGATTGGGGCTTCGAATGGGCTGGCGGGCGCGTGCTACGGTCGCCCGCGTCATCGGTGATCTCGCAGAACGAGGGGGACGCGATGGGGCTGATGGACAAGCTCCGGGGCGAGTTCGTCGACATCGTGGAGTGGTTGGACGACAGCCGGGACACGATCGTCTGGCGCTTCTCTCGGTACCAGAACGAGATCAAGATGGGCGCCCAGCTGGTCGTCCGCGAATCGCAGACGGCGGTGTTCGTCAACGAGGGGCAGATCGCCGACGCATTCGGCCCTGGCACCTACACGCTCGAGACCCGGAACCTGCCCGTCCTGGCCACCCTCAAGGGCTGGAAGTACGGCTTCAACTCACCCTTCAAGGCCCAATGCCACGTAGCCTAG
- a CDS encoding nitronate monooxygenase — protein MSPVLRTRLTELVGVRHPIVQTGMGYVSGARLTAATANAGGLGVIASATMSLDELRSAIREVRRRTSAPFGVNLRADATDARERVELAIAESVRVVSFALAPRRDLIARLRDAGVVTIPSVGALPHAEKVAAWGADAVIVQGGEGGGHTGAVPTSLLLPQVVDAVDIPVVAAGGFFDGRGLVAALAYGAAGIAMGTRFLLTSDSTVGASVKQAYLDSGPTDTVVTTRIDGLPHRVLRTRFVERLERSGRITAVAGALGRAVALRRITGTTWPALVRDGFAARRGRELSWAQTLLAANTPVLLRAAMVDDRADLGVMSAGQVVGLIDDLPSCAELIDRIVAEADECLARLTTAR, from the coding sequence ATGTCCCCGGTACTGCGCACCCGGCTGACCGAGCTGGTCGGCGTCCGGCACCCCATCGTGCAGACCGGCATGGGGTACGTCTCCGGTGCCCGGCTGACCGCGGCGACGGCCAACGCCGGCGGTCTCGGCGTCATCGCCTCGGCCACCATGAGCCTCGACGAGTTGCGCTCCGCGATCCGCGAGGTACGTCGTCGCACGTCCGCGCCGTTCGGGGTGAACCTGCGCGCCGACGCGACGGACGCGCGCGAACGGGTCGAGCTGGCCATCGCGGAGTCGGTACGGGTCGTCTCGTTCGCGCTCGCGCCGCGGCGCGACCTCATCGCCAGGCTCCGGGACGCCGGCGTGGTCACCATCCCGTCCGTCGGCGCTCTCCCGCACGCGGAGAAGGTGGCCGCCTGGGGCGCGGACGCCGTCATCGTCCAGGGCGGCGAGGGCGGCGGGCACACCGGAGCGGTCCCCACCAGCCTGCTGCTCCCCCAGGTGGTCGACGCCGTCGACATCCCGGTGGTCGCGGCCGGCGGCTTCTTCGACGGCCGAGGACTGGTCGCCGCGCTCGCCTACGGCGCGGCGGGTATCGCCATGGGCACCCGGTTCCTGCTGACCAGCGACAGCACGGTCGGGGCGTCGGTGAAGCAGGCCTATCTCGACAGCGGCCCGACCGACACCGTGGTCACCACGCGGATCGACGGGCTGCCCCACCGGGTGCTGCGGACCCGATTCGTCGAGCGACTGGAGCGATCGGGACGGATCACCGCGGTGGCCGGAGCCCTCGGGCGGGCCGTCGCACTGCGCCGGATCACCGGAACGACCTGGCCGGCCCTGGTCCGCGACGGCTTCGCCGCCCGCCGTGGCCGGGAGCTGTCCTGGGCCCAGACGCTGCTGGCCGCCAACACTCCGGTCCTGCTCCGGGCGGCGATGGTCGACGACCGAGCCGACCTCGGCGTGATGTCCGCCGGGCAGGTGGTGGGGCTGATCGACGACCTGCCCTCGTGCGCGGAGCTCATCGACCGGATCGTGGCCGAGGCCGACGAGTGCCTGGCGCGGCTCACAACCGCTCGATGA
- a CDS encoding DUF4339 domain-containing protein has product MVGSSGTQPLSSAPTQPGGAEPPPLPGQPQWFLGIAGKRQGPFDLGGLAQQAGAGRVGPDTLVWRAGMAQWQPAGQLPELASVLASVPPPLPPQ; this is encoded by the coding sequence ATGGTCGGCAGCTCGGGCACCCAGCCGCTGTCGTCGGCCCCCACGCAGCCGGGCGGTGCCGAGCCGCCACCGTTGCCCGGCCAGCCGCAGTGGTTCCTCGGCATAGCCGGGAAGCGGCAGGGCCCGTTCGACCTCGGCGGGCTGGCCCAGCAGGCGGGCGCGGGCAGGGTGGGCCCGGACACGCTCGTCTGGCGGGCCGGCATGGCGCAGTGGCAACCGGCCGGCCAACTGCCGGAACTCGCGTCGGTACTGGCCAGCGTCCCGCCGCCGCTGCCGCCGCAGTGA
- a CDS encoding nitronate monooxygenase family protein — MRTPLCALLDIEHPIVGFTPSEHVAAAISRAGGLGVLGCVRFSDPAALDAALTWLDEHTDGRPYGVDVVLPAHRPTEGEPADLARQIPDGHREFVADTLDRLGVPALTSEPATGAGVRGWLHSVAHSHVTVALEHRVRLIANALGPPPPEVIARAHDRGLVVAALAGRVEHARQHVSGGVDIVVAQGYEAGGHTGEIASMVLVPEIVDAVGDQVPVLAAGGIGCGRQVAAAVALGATGVWTGSCWLTTREYLDTSAPPALRQALLAATSADTVRSRVYSGKPARLLRSRWTEAWNQPGAPAPLPMPLQNMLVSEAHERLLRSGDPTVVAMPVGQVVGRLNEVRPVAEVMTALVSEADETLHRLAGLSR; from the coding sequence GTGCGGACACCGCTGTGCGCGCTGCTCGACATCGAGCATCCGATCGTCGGTTTCACCCCGTCCGAGCATGTCGCGGCGGCGATCAGCCGGGCCGGCGGGCTGGGCGTCCTGGGCTGCGTACGGTTCAGCGACCCGGCCGCCCTCGACGCCGCCCTGACCTGGCTGGACGAGCACACCGACGGCCGGCCGTACGGGGTGGACGTGGTGTTGCCCGCCCACCGTCCGACCGAGGGGGAGCCGGCCGACCTGGCACGCCAGATCCCGGACGGGCACCGGGAGTTCGTGGCGGACACGTTGGACAGGTTGGGCGTCCCGGCGCTCACCTCCGAACCGGCGACCGGAGCGGGTGTGCGGGGGTGGCTGCACTCGGTGGCCCACTCGCACGTGACGGTCGCGCTGGAGCATCGGGTCCGCCTCATCGCGAACGCCCTCGGCCCACCGCCACCGGAGGTCATCGCCCGGGCCCACGACCGTGGCCTGGTGGTGGCCGCGCTGGCGGGTCGGGTGGAGCACGCGCGCCAGCATGTCTCAGGTGGCGTCGACATTGTGGTCGCCCAGGGTTACGAGGCGGGCGGGCACACCGGTGAGATCGCCAGCATGGTGTTGGTCCCGGAGATCGTGGACGCTGTCGGCGACCAGGTTCCGGTGCTGGCGGCCGGCGGTATCGGGTGCGGGCGTCAGGTCGCGGCGGCCGTGGCGCTCGGCGCGACCGGAGTGTGGACGGGATCCTGCTGGCTGACCACGCGGGAGTACCTGGACACCTCGGCGCCGCCCGCGCTGCGGCAGGCGCTGTTGGCGGCGACCTCCGCCGACACGGTCCGTTCCCGCGTCTACTCGGGCAAGCCGGCCCGGCTGCTGCGCAGCCGGTGGACCGAGGCGTGGAATCAACCGGGTGCGCCGGCGCCGCTGCCGATGCCGCTGCAGAACATGCTGGTCAGCGAGGCGCATGAACGGTTGCTGCGGTCAGGTGACCCGACCGTGGTCGCGATGCCGGTCGGCCAGGTCGTGGGCCGACTGAACGAGGTTCGCCCGGTGGCCGAGGTGATGACGGCGCTGGTGTCCGAGGCCGACGAGACCCTACACCGGCTGGCGGGCCTGAGCCGCTGA
- a CDS encoding acyl-CoA dehydrogenase family protein — protein MRFTPSEGHRELAALTRQILTDRVTADRRREIEAKGVCLDRPLWRELADAGVLAAALPRQVGGDGLGLLEQCGILVEVGRTVAPVPYLSGIVTAAAGLAAFGDDTQITRWVTPALAGTAVLTAALAEDDGVRAERATGRWVLTGAKTTVPAAPDADLLLVPATVDGTTAVFMVCPDDPGVTVQPQQVAGGEGAGWLDLAGVALPDDRLLGGVADGRAVASWLATRATIGSCAIQLGVTERALELTAEYARTRVQFGRPIGTFQAVAQRLADAYIDVEAIRLTLWQAAWRLAEGLPCPTEVATAKFWAADAGHRVAHTAVHIHGGVGIDLDHHLHRYFLAAKHHEFRLGGATAQLRAIGAALSSADLD, from the coding sequence ATGAGATTCACCCCGAGCGAAGGCCACCGCGAACTCGCCGCGCTGACCAGGCAGATCCTCACCGACCGGGTCACCGCCGACCGACGTCGTGAGATCGAGGCCAAGGGAGTCTGCCTCGACCGGCCGCTGTGGCGGGAGTTGGCCGACGCGGGAGTACTCGCCGCCGCGCTGCCCCGCCAGGTGGGCGGCGACGGGCTCGGCCTGCTGGAGCAGTGCGGGATCCTGGTCGAGGTGGGCCGGACGGTCGCGCCCGTGCCGTACCTGTCCGGCATCGTCACCGCGGCGGCCGGACTGGCCGCCTTCGGCGACGACACGCAGATCACCCGCTGGGTCACCCCGGCCCTGGCCGGTACGGCGGTCCTGACCGCCGCTCTCGCCGAGGACGACGGCGTACGCGCCGAACGTGCCACCGGCCGTTGGGTGCTGACCGGTGCGAAGACCACCGTGCCCGCCGCTCCGGACGCCGATCTGTTGCTCGTGCCGGCCACGGTCGACGGCACGACCGCAGTGTTCATGGTCTGCCCCGACGACCCGGGGGTGACCGTGCAGCCGCAGCAGGTGGCCGGCGGCGAGGGTGCCGGGTGGCTCGACCTGGCCGGGGTGGCCCTTCCCGACGACCGGCTGCTCGGCGGCGTCGCGGACGGCAGGGCGGTCGCGTCGTGGCTCGCGACCCGGGCCACCATCGGCTCGTGCGCCATCCAGCTCGGGGTGACCGAACGGGCCCTGGAGCTGACCGCCGAGTACGCCCGCACGCGGGTCCAGTTCGGCCGGCCGATCGGCACCTTCCAGGCCGTGGCGCAGCGCCTCGCCGACGCGTACATCGACGTCGAGGCGATCCGGCTCACCCTGTGGCAGGCGGCCTGGCGCCTCGCCGAGGGGCTGCCGTGCCCGACTGAGGTGGCGACGGCCAAGTTCTGGGCCGCCGACGCTGGACACCGGGTCGCGCACACCGCCGTTCACATCCACGGTGGGGTCGGCATCGACCTCGACCACCACCTGCACCGTTACTTCCTCGCCGCCAAACACCACGAGTTCCGTCTGGGTGGCGCCACCGCCCAGCTACGGGCGATCGGGGCCGCCCTCTCCTCAGCGGACCTGGATTGA
- a CDS encoding CoA-transferase — translation MTGASRAEVCVVACAEAWRGDGEILASGMGVIPRLGARLARHTFAPDLVLTDGEATLVGDDGAEGWLPYRAVFGIVAAGRRHVMMGASQLDRYGNQNISCIGAWARPTAQLLGVRGAPGNTINHPTSYWVPRHGRRVFVDQVDMVCGIGYDRATAIGPPGNRFHEIRLVVTDKAVLDFRSPDRGMRLRSVHPGVGVDEVVAATGFPLHIPDDPPETRTPTDAELRLIRDRLDPAGLRDRELGR, via the coding sequence GTGACCGGGGCCAGCCGGGCCGAGGTCTGCGTGGTCGCCTGCGCCGAGGCGTGGCGTGGCGACGGCGAGATCCTCGCCAGCGGCATGGGGGTGATCCCCCGCCTGGGCGCCCGGTTGGCCCGCCACACGTTCGCTCCGGACCTGGTGCTCACCGACGGTGAGGCCACGCTGGTCGGCGACGACGGGGCGGAGGGGTGGCTTCCCTACCGCGCGGTGTTCGGCATCGTCGCCGCCGGTCGTCGCCACGTCATGATGGGCGCCAGCCAGCTCGACCGGTACGGCAACCAGAACATCTCCTGCATCGGCGCCTGGGCAAGGCCCACCGCCCAACTGCTCGGTGTGCGGGGCGCCCCGGGAAACACCATCAACCATCCGACCAGCTACTGGGTGCCCCGCCACGGCCGGCGGGTCTTCGTGGACCAGGTCGACATGGTCTGCGGGATCGGGTACGACCGGGCCACCGCCATCGGCCCGCCGGGCAACCGGTTCCACGAGATCCGCCTGGTGGTGACCGACAAGGCGGTGCTCGACTTCCGGTCGCCGGACCGCGGGATGCGGTTGCGCTCGGTCCACCCCGGCGTCGGCGTCGACGAGGTCGTGGCCGCGACCGGCTTCCCGTTGCACATACCGGATGATCCGCCGGAGACCAGAACCCCCACCGACGCGGAGCTACGGCTCATCCGCGACCGGCTGGACCCGGCCGGGCTGCGGGATCGCGAGCTGGGGCGGTAG
- a CDS encoding acyl-CoA dehydrogenase family protein — MHLTYSAEQQRLRTRLRTYFAEVMSPELREALTTTGGEYGDGTAYREVVRRLGQDGWLTLGWPREYGGGARSMLDQLVFTDEAAIAGVPVPFLTINTIGPTLMRFGTEQQRTDYLPRIAAGDLHFSIGYSEAEAGTDLASLRTTAVRDGDTYVVNGQKMWTSLIQYADYVWLACRTAPEAPRHEGLSILIVPTDASGFSWTPVRTVAGPTTSATYYTDVRVPRSALVGEENRGWPLITNQLNHERVALTSAAPIRHALREVRDWALATTLPDGRRIIDQEWVQLHLARVHAKAEFLKVYNWRLAAESTGGPDPADASATKVYGTEFAIEAYRLLMEVLGANAPVRQGSPGALLRGRVERLHRSALILTFGGGTNEVQRDIIASAGLGLPAARRHSRRQERS, encoded by the coding sequence GTGCACCTCACCTACTCGGCCGAGCAGCAACGGCTCCGCACTCGACTACGCACCTACTTCGCCGAGGTGATGAGTCCAGAGTTACGGGAGGCGCTCACCACAACCGGCGGCGAGTACGGTGACGGCACGGCCTACCGCGAGGTCGTCCGCCGGCTGGGCCAGGACGGCTGGCTCACCCTCGGCTGGCCCCGGGAGTACGGCGGTGGCGCACGATCCATGCTGGACCAGCTCGTCTTCACCGACGAGGCGGCGATCGCCGGCGTGCCGGTGCCGTTCCTGACCATCAACACCATCGGGCCGACGCTGATGCGCTTCGGCACCGAGCAGCAGCGTACGGACTACCTGCCCCGGATCGCGGCCGGCGACCTGCACTTCTCGATCGGCTACTCCGAGGCGGAGGCCGGCACCGACCTCGCCTCGCTGCGCACCACGGCGGTTCGCGACGGTGACACCTACGTCGTCAACGGCCAGAAGATGTGGACCAGCCTGATCCAGTACGCCGACTACGTCTGGCTCGCCTGCCGCACCGCGCCGGAGGCACCCCGGCACGAGGGACTCTCGATTCTCATCGTGCCGACCGACGCGAGCGGCTTCTCCTGGACCCCGGTGCGGACCGTCGCCGGGCCGACCACCAGCGCCACCTACTACACCGACGTCCGGGTGCCGCGCTCCGCGCTGGTCGGCGAGGAGAACCGGGGCTGGCCCCTGATCACCAACCAGCTCAACCACGAGCGGGTCGCCCTCACCTCGGCGGCACCGATCCGACACGCGCTGCGTGAGGTGCGTGACTGGGCCCTCGCCACCACCCTGCCCGACGGGCGACGCATCATCGACCAGGAGTGGGTCCAGCTTCACCTCGCTCGGGTACACGCCAAGGCCGAGTTCCTCAAGGTCTACAACTGGCGTCTCGCCGCCGAGTCGACCGGCGGCCCCGACCCGGCCGACGCATCGGCCACCAAGGTGTACGGCACCGAGTTCGCCATCGAGGCGTACCGACTGCTCATGGAGGTGCTCGGCGCGAACGCGCCGGTACGGCAGGGCTCGCCCGGTGCCCTGCTGCGCGGACGCGTGGAACGGCTGCACCGCTCCGCCCTGATCCTCACCTTCGGCGGCGGCACCAACGAGGTCCAGCGGGACATCATCGCCAGCGCCGGACTGGGCCTGCCTGCGGCCCGCCGGCACAGCCGACGGCAGGAGCGGTCATGA
- a CDS encoding nitroreductase family deazaflavin-dependent oxidoreductase produces the protein MNDWNDTIIEEFRANGGQVGGQFAGAPLLLLLLHTVGAKSGQPRVNPVMYQKVNGGYAVFASKGGAPTDPDWYRNLLAHPQVKAEIGTGTVELVARVAVGDERERIWNAQKAAYPGFADYERKTTRQIPVVVLEATP, from the coding sequence ATGAACGACTGGAACGACACGATCATCGAAGAGTTCCGCGCCAACGGCGGGCAGGTAGGCGGTCAGTTCGCCGGTGCGCCGCTGCTGCTGTTGCTGTTGCACACGGTGGGCGCCAAGAGCGGCCAGCCTCGCGTGAACCCGGTGATGTACCAGAAGGTGAATGGGGGCTACGCTGTCTTCGCGTCCAAGGGCGGTGCTCCCACCGATCCCGACTGGTACCGCAACCTGCTTGCCCATCCGCAGGTCAAAGCGGAGATCGGTACGGGCACGGTCGAGTTGGTTGCCCGAGTCGCCGTCGGGGACGAGCGGGAACGCATCTGGAACGCACAGAAGGCCGCCTATCCAGGCTTCGCGGACTACGAACGGAAGACCACCCGCCAGATCCCAGTCGTCGTCTTGGAGGCTACGCCGTAG
- a CDS encoding acetyl-CoA C-acetyltransferase, whose translation MSEAYLVEAVRSPVGRRGGGLAGVHPADLGGHVVAALLDRAGVDPAAVDDVVFGCVDTVGPQSGDVARTCWLAAGLPEEVPGVTVDRQCGSSQQAVHFAAQAVLSGTADLVVAGGVQSMSQVPIASAMAPHGPYAGSAGWAARYGDEEVSQFRSADLIAARWAITRPELERYALLSHQRAVRARETGRFAAEIVPYGGCTADECPRTDTSPAAMAALAPLRPGGTTTAALASQLADAAGAVLVASERGLRVHGLRPRARVHHLSARGDDPVLMLTAPIRATEVALRRAGMSLDQIDLIEINEAFASVVLAWQRETGAELDRVNVNGGAIALGHPLGATGARLLTTLLHELERTGGRYGLQTMCEGGGQANVTVIERL comes from the coding sequence ATGAGCGAGGCATACCTTGTCGAGGCGGTACGCAGCCCGGTGGGGCGGCGCGGCGGTGGGCTGGCCGGGGTGCACCCGGCCGACCTCGGCGGTCATGTCGTCGCGGCCCTGCTCGACCGGGCGGGTGTGGATCCGGCGGCGGTCGACGACGTGGTGTTCGGTTGCGTGGACACCGTCGGTCCACAGTCCGGTGACGTCGCCCGCACGTGTTGGCTGGCGGCCGGCCTGCCGGAGGAGGTGCCGGGCGTCACGGTCGACCGGCAGTGCGGTTCGTCCCAGCAGGCGGTGCACTTCGCCGCCCAGGCAGTCCTCAGCGGCACCGCCGATCTTGTGGTCGCCGGTGGTGTCCAGAGCATGAGTCAGGTGCCGATCGCCAGCGCGATGGCCCCGCACGGCCCGTACGCCGGCTCCGCCGGATGGGCGGCGCGCTACGGAGACGAAGAGGTCTCCCAGTTCCGCAGCGCCGACCTGATCGCCGCCAGGTGGGCGATCACCCGCCCGGAGCTGGAACGGTACGCGCTGCTCAGCCACCAGCGGGCGGTCCGGGCCCGGGAGACGGGACGGTTCGCCGCCGAGATCGTGCCCTACGGCGGGTGCACGGCCGACGAGTGCCCACGAACGGACACCTCCCCGGCGGCGATGGCCGCGCTGGCTCCGCTGCGCCCCGGCGGTACGACCACCGCGGCCCTCGCCAGCCAGCTCGCCGACGCGGCCGGCGCCGTGCTGGTCGCCTCCGAGCGGGGGCTGCGGGTGCACGGGCTGCGCCCACGTGCCCGCGTCCACCACCTGAGCGCGCGCGGTGACGACCCGGTGCTGATGCTGACCGCGCCGATCCGGGCGACCGAGGTCGCGTTGCGGCGGGCCGGGATGAGCCTCGACCAGATCGACCTGATCGAGATCAACGAGGCGTTCGCCAGCGTCGTGCTCGCCTGGCAACGGGAGACCGGCGCCGAGCTGGACCGGGTCAACGTCAATGGTGGGGCGATCGCTTTGGGGCACCCGCTCGGCGCGACCGGCGCGCGGTTGCTGACCACGTTGCTGCACGAGCTGGAACGCACCGGCGGCCGGTACGGGTTGCAGACGATGTGCGAGGGCGGCGGCCAGGCCAACGTGACCGTCATCGAGCGGTTGTGA
- a CDS encoding N-acetyltransferase — MSTPEITVATPADRGRVVSSLAATFTQDPVLRYLFPGERAYSQFATAFFGHLFDRRVQMETIWMIERGLSAAIWEPPAAENMSSDDDLSAQLPADALYRVRAYDRAVHAALPKVPFWYLGVLGTHPNSAGRRWGHAVMSAGLRRAAADGVPAVLETSNPANVEVYRRAGWNVVRSVTDPLPIWVMQQ; from the coding sequence GTGTCGACTCCAGAGATCACCGTTGCCACCCCGGCGGATCGTGGCCGGGTGGTCAGTTCCTTGGCTGCCACGTTTACTCAAGACCCTGTCTTGCGATACCTCTTTCCCGGCGAGCGCGCGTACTCACAGTTCGCCACGGCCTTCTTCGGGCACCTCTTCGACAGGCGAGTGCAGATGGAGACCATCTGGATGATCGAGCGCGGCCTATCGGCTGCCATCTGGGAACCGCCCGCGGCGGAGAACATGTCCTCGGACGACGACCTCTCGGCTCAACTGCCAGCCGACGCGCTCTACCGCGTCCGCGCCTACGACCGGGCGGTCCACGCCGCCTTGCCGAAGGTCCCATTCTGGTACCTCGGTGTCCTCGGAACTCATCCCAACAGCGCCGGCCGTCGTTGGGGTCACGCTGTCATGAGCGCCGGGCTGCGCCGAGCCGCCGCCGACGGCGTACCCGCGGTCCTGGAGACCAGTAACCCGGCCAACGTCGAGGTCTACCGCCGCGCCGGATGGAACGTTGTGCGCAGCGTGACGGACCCCCTGCCCATCTGGGTCATGCAGCAGTGA